The Deinococcus planocerae genome contains the following window.
CGATTGGTCCTCGACCTCACCCGCGACACGACCGTCACCGACGAGCTGCGCGGCACGACCGTGACCGTCACCCTGAGGGGCGTGAAGGGGGAGGCGCGGCGCTACACCACCCGGGGCGCCTTCGTGCCGAGCGCGGAGGTGGCGCGCCGGGAGGGCGACCTCACGTTGAGCTTCACCCTGCCGCAGGGCAGCGGGTACCGGGTCTACCGGGTGGTGCGGCCCGGCGGCGCGCGGCTGGTGGTGGACGTGGGGCCGGGGGTGCCGCGCACGACGCCCGCCCTGCTCGACCGGATCACCCGCCCCCTGATCGTGCTCGACCCCGCGCGGGTGAGCGGCCTGGGCCGCGACGTGACGCTGGAGGTCGCCCGCCGCGCCGCCGAACTCCTCAACGAGGCGGGGTGGCAGGTCAAGGTGACGCGCGACACGGGAACGGCCCTGGGCCTGAACCAGAAGCTCGCCCTGGCCCGGCGCAGCGACGTGTACCTCGCGCTCGACCTGGGGAGATTCCCGGGCTCGCAGCGCGGCGGCGTGACCGTGTACGAGCCCGCGGGCCGGGCGGCCTCGCAGTACGTGAACGCGGTGCGGGGCGGGGCGCAGCTTCCCTACGGCAACCTCGCGGTGGGCGGGCCGGGGGGCACCCGGCGCCTGTCCGAACTCTTGCGCGGCGAGTTGCGCGGCGGCGGGGTGACGGCGGGGCAGGAGAACGTCCGCCGGGTCCTGATGCTCGGCGAGGCGCCCCAGGCGGCCCTCCTCCTCGAACTCGGGTGGGCGGGCA
Protein-coding sequences here:
- a CDS encoding N-acetylmuramoyl-L-alanine amidase family protein; translated protein: MRGRARRRFPARFAGPLLLSAALLGAGLAGAQITLGRLNLVGTQVQSIDLYGAEYASEGVLGGVMRVTRQEVESAGTIIRVEAFGHTLLLPLDEDQQRATTDFNTVQLDTERVRARTATLVNGNVYLPLDTLARGLGATYEQGTFRVAPATLQGVSSRAGADSDRLVLDLTRDTTVTDELRGTTVTVTLRGVKGEARRYTTRGAFVPSAEVARREGDLTLSFTLPQGSGYRVYRVVRPGGARLVVDVGPGVPRTTPALLDRITRPLIVLDPARVSGLGRDVTLEVARRAAELLNEAGWQVKVTRDTGTALGLNQKLALARRSDVYLALDLGRFPGSQRGGVTVYEPAGRAASQYVNAVRGGAQLPYGNLAVGGPGGTRRLSELLRGELRGGGVTAGQENVRRVLMLGEAPQAALLLELGWAGNAGDQAKLGVDERLQAMSVAVARSVATYLTARASNAGRATPAGGARQ